ttcaatacctgaagaggcctcacaggcaggctggggagggactgttcagaagggtctGTGAGGATAGGACCAGAGGcaggtttgaaactggagcagggcagatttaggcaggacatcaggaggaagttctgcacaatgaggggggtgaaatactggaacaggttgcccaggagtgCGCTtcgagtccccatccttggagacactcaggatcagacttgatgtgtccctgtgcagcctgtgcaagTTGGaactttgggggtcccttccaaaccaataCAATCTGGGAATCTCTAAACCTGGCAGCATTTTGGGCTTCCCTGGCCTCCTCTCCCCCAGGTACCAGCCCTTCACATCCCTCACAccggcagaggagctgctgaaatGCTTCTGCTGGCACCAAAAACTAAGCAAAAGGGGCTGAAGCTTTTCCTGATCTTCTAAACCCTAAGAGAAGTTTTGGAGATGTTGGCCCCAGCAAGTACACGAAGCCAAGACACAGAGTAAAGgaggctctgtcctgctgagttgactcaccagcactgtgcAAGAGGATGGTAGAGAAAGGAGAAGTCCAAGAGATGAAAAAGGGAAACATCTGAATTCCTtcaactgagcagagtctgagaACCTCAGAAAACAACAGACAGTCCTGGAGCTGTGGGAGTCAATTCCTGCCTACGGCAGCACAGCCACATTCTCAGAAGGACAAGTTCCCAAACACTGCCATTGCCAGTGGTGCTGGTGGGATGGGAGCTCTGAAGCTCTTCGTACAACCTCCCACTCAAAACAGGGCTATGGACTGGGACAGCTGGGATTCACTTTGAGTTCTCAAAGTCCCCCCCAAGCTGGGCTTCGCCACCCTCCTGACGTGGTCATCTTcacagctgtgctcctgcaaTGTGAGACAGCACCCACGAGGCTCCTCCAGTGTCACAGATGCTCTACAGAGACCATGGAACCCTCTGAAAGAGCAGCACCCAACACACACACCAACTACGTACTGGAAGATGAAGATAGGAAGCTCTTGGAACTCGTGAGTGAGCCCAGCACATGTGCAGGACGTTCCACTGTCTCCTCCTTCCCCATTTCCATGTCTCTGAGGAGCACTTCCCACGTCAGTGGAGGATAATTTCCATTCCACTTctctccacctcctgcaagTCACCTAGAAGTTCATTTTTCTCCCTGGATCTCTACACTCCTAACCAacctgggctgctctccatcactgAACACACCCCTCCTCCCACACCATCACCATCCTTCAGCATCcagcatcatggaatcacagaagtcttttggttggagaagacctttaaaaccatccagcccagctctctcactctgcccttggcacatctctgcctctttggaacaccaccagggatgaggattcaaccccctccctgggcagcccctgccagtctTTGAgactcctttcagtgaagaagtttcttctgatatccaacCCAAGTCTtccctgaggccatttcctcttgtcctatcacttgttccttagaagaggccaacccccaactggctccagtctcctttcatggaggtctcccctcagcccctcttctccagactaaacacccccagctcactcagctgctcctccccagccctgttctccagacccttcaccagctttgctgctcttctctggacctgctccagctcttcaatgtccttcttggagcgaGGACCCTCCCAGCCATGCTCTTCCCATGCTCCTCTGGGTTCTTCTCCCCATGTGCTCAGCTCAGGGAATTCAGCAacattccagcagctctgctgcctttctgagGGCTCAGTGGCTTTAAACAGGGTCCAGCCTCTCCCCTGGAGGAGCTCCCACCGTGGGAAGAACCTTCCTATGTGCTGCTGTCTCCAGACTTGTAGTGGATTTATTCTGAGAAGAAAATGTCACCAGGCACAGGACAGACAGAAGAAGAGCTGCAGTTAAGGTGTTTACCACAGAATTCCATGTTTTGCTTCTTGCAGGCATGAGGAAAACAGACTTGGAAGCAATGGCAGGGAAGCAGGATTTAGAGAGAACCTGGAACATCCTGGTTCTAACCTGCCAAGAGGCAACTCTCCTCCAAGAGCTGATCACTGCTACCCCACTGCTTCTTCTCTCACCCtcactccctgcctctcctccagtTTGTCCCCAAGCCACGCACAGAGACCACCACTCATGCCACATCTCCTTGCCCTGATCCCCCCCTGCCAGCATCCCATAGACACCCAACatggcaggagaacctctgagACATCTGCTTTAGGGACACTGCTGCAGGACCTATTTTATGGCCCGTTTCTGAGCAGAGGTCTCCATGCACAGGTCCACTGGGACTCTCCCTCCAGGGCTGTCCTTGCACCACCTCTTTCTCCTTCAGTCTTTTTTCCACTCTCACATCACCACTGACCTGCACACCAGGTGACCACCAGATCTGTCataccacagaatcaggcagggttggaagggaccacaaggatcagccagttccaacccccctgccatggccagggacacctcacactagatcaggctgtacagagcctcatccagcctggccttaaacacctccagggatgagacttccaccacctgcctgggcaacctgtgccaggctctcaccaccctcacactgaagaacttcttccaacatccagtctgaatctgctcatttccagctttggtCCATTCtgcccagtcctgtcactacctgacagcataaagagtccctcctcagctttctcataggcctcttaagatactgcaaggccacaagaaggtcaccttggagccttctcctctccagcctgaacagccccaactccctcagtctctcctcacagcagagcagctccagccctccgatggtccttgtggcccttctctggacgccttccagcacctccataccCCCTtttaataggggctccagaactggactcagtcaTATGCTACAGTCCCAGAACATTGCCTGCAAAGCACTGCTCCATCTTGGAAAAGAAACTTGGGAGAGGCAGCCTTGGGAAGATGTTTCAGGTACAGACAGTGCCATCTCTCCACCTCAGCTGGACCACTTCCACCTCCCAGCTTTCCCAGCCCCAGGACACCAAGGCCACATCTCCTTTCTGGCTTCAGACACCAGGCCAAGCATGGTCCTTTAGAATCTCTTCAGTGTATTTTGATTTCTCAAAGCAAGCAACAGGAACCAGGAGCAAGCTGGAGAGAGCCACGTGGGTCTGGACGGCAGAAGCTGCCCACAGTGCTCCACTGTGGAGCAGTTTATTTACTGGGGACAGAGACTCACTCCCATGCGGCTCCTGCAGCGCAGCCTCAGCGGCCTGgcgcagagctgctcctcagccctccttcCCCATgaaggctgtgtgctgggcctGCAGGTAGCTCACGATTTTCTCCTCTATCTCCATGCCCTGAGCCATCTCCTCCTCGGAGAGAGCCAGGGGGGTCTGCGAGTCCCTGGTGACAATGACGACGGCGCTTCGGCGCGACTCCAGGACGTTGGCCACCACCACCTGGTGCCGGTACTTCTCCAGGGCCTGCCGGGACTTATGGATCAGGACCAAGGGATCAGTCTCCAGCTTGAAGGAAATGACAAAGGCCTCCGGGGCCCACTCCTTGACGAGAGGAGACAGCATCTTGGGCACCATCTTCATCGTGATCTACGTGGGGaaagacagcagagagcagtcTCAGTAAAGACATAGCAATGCGCTTAGTAAGGGCCTGGGGAGGAGGGATGGGGAAATTCCAGGCTTGGATCACGTTGTGTTTACACTGGGAAGCTTGCCAAGGAGGTATTTGGTCAGATCTCACCAAAAAAGGTCCAAATGTCAGTGCATGAGCTGAGAGATGGaatcacagcacagctctgctgctggtaacGAGCAGGCTGTgtctcagtgctgcagcaggcccAGGGCACCTGCAGAAACGTTTTGCTACAGCCCAGGAAGGTCCACAGAGAATCCCAGGCTGGTTTGAGTGGGAAAAGATCTttagagctcatccagtcccctgctccaagcaggggcagctgtacctggggcaggttgctcagagccccaaacagcctcacctgcagtggtgccagccatggggcagctcccacctctgggcagcctgggccaggctctcaccaccctcaggggcaaacatttctcccttctctccactctcaagctccctcttttagttccaaaccatctccccttggcctggcacaacaggccctgagaaaaagtccctccctcaCTTCCTCATCAGCCTCTTcaaacactgaaaggccaccaggagctctccctggagccttctctgcaggctgaacaagcacaactctcccagcctggctcacagcagagccctcccagccctgccagcactgctgtggcctcctctggccctgctccagcaggtccctgtctgtgctgagggctccagagctgccccagcactgcaggaggggtctcagcagagcacagcagaggggcagaatcccctccctgtccctgctgctctgctggggatgagcccaggacaggctggggctgggctggcagtgctcagtgtgggctcctgtccagctttgcatctccagcacccccaagcctttctcctcagggctgctctccagcctggatttgttctgggggttgctgtgacccagactagtgctcccctgctgcagggatTGATGCCTTCCCTGGGCCTCTGCTTCTCATCAGAGCTTGTGCAAACCAACCCAGAGACTGCTCCTGGGCCCTCTGTGGGCCACCAGCTcccatggctggaagggaccagatCTCAGTTCGCTGTTGCTCCCCAGGCAGGACACCaagacagggctctgggagaggaagagaggacaCCAAAGGGGGACCATGCCCAGGGTGCCTCACCTGCAGAGGCCCCTCTGAGGACTGGATCTTGTGCTCAGGCATCTCTGAGGCTGGGATGTAGAAAtctgacacagcagcagccaggtaaAACATGACCCTGGAGCCTGCAAGGAACAACTCTGTCACCCACCATGACTGGCACAGACCAGGAGCCTCATTCTGCCATCCCAGAGATGCCCAGGATGGACCGGAGCCCCCCAATCCCACCAACTAGAGAAACCAAGAGGCCCCCTCAAGAGACTCCCCCATCACCCACTGCACCATCCTGAACAGGGCAGTGCCACCGGTGGCTTCCTCAGTGACCCACTGGCATCACCTCACCCCCTCAAGCCTCCCCAGACCCCCGGGGCCAGCCAGACCCTCATGCTGGGGAGGCTGAAGCTCAGAGCCACCCCTGTCCCCTCACACCTGAGCCCCATGGGCCCTGGGGCTACCCTGTCCCCTCACACCTGAGCCCCATGGGCCCTGGGGCCACCTTGACCCTCACACCTGAGCCCCATGAGCCCTGGGGCCACCTTGACCCTCACACCTGAGCCCCACGGGCCCTGGGGCTACCCTGTCCCCTCACGCCTGAGCCCCATGAGCCCCGGGGCCACCTTGACCCTCACACCTGAGCCCCACGGGCCCCAGGGCCACCCTGTCCCCTCACACCTGAGCCCCACGGGCCCCAGGGCCACCCTGTCCCCTGACATCTGAGCCCCACAGGCCCCAGGGCCACCCTGTCCCCTCACGCCTGAGCCCCACGGGCCCCGGGGCCACCTTGACCCTCACATCTGAGCCCCACAGGTCCCAGGGCCACCCTGTCCCCTCACACCTGAGCCCTATGGGCCCCGGGGCCACATTGACCCTCACACCTGAGCCCCACGGGCCCCAAGGCCACCCTGTCCCCTCACGCCTGAGCCCCACGGGCCTCGGGGCCACCTTGACCCTCACACCTGAGCCCTACTGGCCATGAGGCCACCTTGACCCCTCCTACTTGAGCCTCGTGGGCCATGGGGCCACCCTGTCCCCTCACATCTGAACCCCACGGGCCCCGGGGCCACCTCGTACTCTAGCGCCTGGGCCCCGGGCCCGCCTCGTCCCCTCCGGCCTGGCACCACAGGCGCTGCGGTCACCTTGCACCCTCCCGCCCCGGGTCTAGCAGGGGCGgtcctgtcccctcccagtACCGAGGGGCGCCAGGGCACGGGCGGCGGCTCGCAGCAGCGCCAGGTACTCGGTGAGCCCGGTAAACTCGATGGCGAGCAGCGCCCCATCCTCGGCAGCCCGGCGGTAGTCGCGGAGGGCGGGCAGCAGGGCGGGGAGCGCGGCGGGGTCGGCGGTCACGCAGGGCGGGGGGCCGGGGCTGAGGCGGAGGGCGTCGAGCAGCGCGGGCCCGGGCGGCGGCAGGGCGCGGGCCCAGGGGAAGGCGGAGCGGGCGCGGTGCAGGAAGCAGACGCCGTAGCCGGCGCCCACCAGGCGCTCTGCCGAGGCCGCCCCGCGCCGGCCGCTGCTGAAGTTCTCCAGGAAGCGCACGGCGCGCGCCTCCAGCGGCACCTGCGTCCCGCCCGACGTCACCAGCGCCACGCGCCGCCCGCGCGCCGCCTGCGCCGCCGCCCACGCCCGCACGcgcccctccgccgccgccgccgccgcagcctCCCCCGCGGCCtcccccgcgccgccgccgccgcccgccgccgccatgCCCGCGCCGCCGCTTCCGCCGGAACCGCCGCCTGCCCCGCCCCCGCTTCCGGCGCCGGCGGCGTCGCCATGGCAACGAGACGCGGCCCGGGCGGGGAGGCCGTGGAGGGGGCCGGGCGCTGCGAGTTGTGCGGGGCCAGGGCGcggcgccgctgccgccgctgccgccgcgcc
This is a stretch of genomic DNA from Pogoniulus pusillus isolate bPogPus1 chromosome 36, bPogPus1.pri, whole genome shotgun sequence. It encodes these proteins:
- the PPCS gene encoding phosphopantothenate--cysteine ligase codes for the protein MFYLAAAVSDFYIPASEMPEHKIQSSEGPLQITMKMVPKMLSPLVKEWAPEAFVISFKLETDPLVLIHKSRQALEKYRHQVVVANVLESRRSAVVIVTRDSQTPLALSEEEMAQGMEIEEKIVSYLQAQHTAFMGKEG